DNA from Metabacillus flavus:
TCCTCCCTAATAATTGTTGGATAGACACCTATCCCATGAGAAGGTTCGAACTGCCCCAGCTCTTTACTTCGCAGTTAGAAAAAACCAAACGGATTGTCCTATGAAAAAGAGATTTTTTACAAAAACAGGTGTGTTTAGACTCTTACTGGATTTTCACCCAATTTCCTATGGCTCCATTTCTCACGAGCATGCATATGGTAAAAGCAAACTGCACGGGAGGAAATCCAATGGATGATCTAAATAAACCTGACAGAAAGACAGCTGTCCTGCTTGCAGACTGCTGCCTCCTGGCTTATGAAGGTGCACGGAATGGCGGAGATTTTAAAGCACCTGAAGGCTTTGTTAAGGCAGCCTCTTTAAGAGGAAATGTTCTCGGTCAAAACGAGTGGATTGGATTTATCATTGAATCGGATCAGCACATTATCGTTTCCTTTCGAGGGAGCCAGTCAGAACCTGATTGGGCAGCTACAGGAGATATCGAGCAAGTTGCTTATCCGTATGCATCCGCTGGCCTGGCCCACGATGGCTTTCTTGGAATCTATCAGTCTTTTCGAACAGATTTATACAAGGCTATCAGAAACCGCTCACCACGAAAAAGCCTATACTTTACGGGACACAGTCTCGGGGCAGGTATTGCAACCCTTGCTTCCCTTGACGCAGCAGAAAATACGGTAAATCCCATTATATATATGTATAATTTCGGAAGTCCTAAGACAGGAAACAGACGATTCGTTTCTTCTTATAGTAAATCAGGAATCCGCTATTGCAGGTTTGTAAACAGAGAAGACCTTGTCCCGCTTCTTCCACCAGGAAAAATAACAGATTTTAGTTTGGGCAAAAACTATTACTATGCCCATCTGCCA
Protein-coding regions in this window:
- a CDS encoding lipase family protein, which codes for MDDLNKPDRKTAVLLADCCLLAYEGARNGGDFKAPEGFVKAASLRGNVLGQNEWIGFIIESDQHIIVSFRGSQSEPDWAATGDIEQVAYPYASAGLAHDGFLGIYQSFRTDLYKAIRNRSPRKSLYFTGHSLGAGIATLASLDAAENTVNPIIYMYNFGSPKTGNRRFVSSYSKSGIRYCRFVNREDLVPLLPPGKITDFSLGKNYYYAHLPNQCLFSLQTGTIAGNHSMATYYKAAAQLP